The Streptomyces liliiviolaceus sequence CCGACGACGAGCTGCGCGCCGCCCTCGACAAGACGCTCGACCCGTATCCGCAGGTGCAGGTACGCGACCTGGCGGACTACAAGAAGCTGATCCACGACCAGATCGCCGTGCTGCTCTACCTGGTGTACGCGCTGCTGGGGCTCGCGATCGTCATCGCGGTGCTCGGCGTGGTCAACACCCTCGCCCTGTCGGTCGTGGAGCGCACCCGCGAGATCGGACTGCTGCGCGCGATCGGTCTCGGCCGCCGGCAGCTGCGCCGGATGATCCGGCTGGAGTCGGTGGTGATCGCCGTGTTCGGCGCGGTCCTCGGGCTCGCGCTCGGCCTCGTGTGGGGCGTGTGCGTGCAGCAGGTCCTCGCCCTGCAGGGGATGAAGGCGTTCGCGATCCCGTGGACCACGCTGGTCGCGGTCGTGGTGGGCTCGGCCGTCGTGGGCATCGTGGCGGCCCTGCTCCCGGCGCTGCGCGCGTCCCGTATGAACGTGCTGGCCGCCATCGCGCACGAGTGACCGGCCCGGGACGGGCGACCCCGCCCCGGGAGCTGTCCGGATCGTGGAATTCCGTGTCCAGGTGCGGCACCCGTGATGGGATCGGCGCATGAGTGATCTTCGGATACGGGCCGCCGTGCCCGACGACCTCGACGCCGTCCTCGCCTTCTGGCGGACCGCCGCCGAAGGGACCAGCATCAGCGACGACCGGGACGGCGTGGAGCGGCTGGTCGCCCGCGATCCCGAGGCGCTGATCCTCGCCGAGCGGGACGGTGAGCTGGTGGGCACGGTCGTCGCCGGTTTCGACGGCTGGCGCTGCCATCTGTACCGGCTCGCGGTGGACCCGGCCCGGCGCCGCCAGGGCATCGGCTCGGCGCTCCTGGCGGCGGCCGAGGACCGGTTCGTACGGCTCGGCGGACGCCGCGGCGACGCGATGGTGCTGGCCCGCAACGAAACCGCGCACCATGCCTGGCGTGCCGCGGGGTATGCGCCGGAGGAGCACTGGCGGCGCTGGGTCAAGCCGCTGGTCGAGTGACCCGCCCTCCAGGAAAGGCGTGAGCGTCCGCCCATGCGCGAGTCCCCCGACATCCGGCGCCGCGACGTCCGGCGCCCCGGCGTCCCACCGCGTCGACATCGCGCGCTTCCTCCGTACCTGCCCGATCATGGGACGGAGGTGACCCGATGACCGAAGTACTCCTGCTGGCCGTGGCCGTGCTGCTCTCGCTGGCCTGCGGCGCCTTCGTCGCGGCCGAGTTCTCCCTGACCACGGTCGAACGCAGTCAGCTGGAACGGGCCGTCGAGCGCGGCGAGGTCGGCGCGGCGGGCGCCCTCAGGGCCGTCAAGAACCTCACCTTCCAGCTCTCCGGCGCCCAGCTCGGCATCACCGTCACCAATCTGGTCGTCGGCATGCTCGCCGAGTCGTCCGTCGCGAAACTGATCGCCGGGCCCCTCGAATCGGCCGGGGTGCCGAGTTCGGCGACCCCGTCGGTCGCGCTGGTGATCGGTACGGCCCTGTCGACGGTCTTCCTGATGGTCGTCGGCGAGCTGGTGCCCAAGAACTGGGCGATCTCCTCGCCGCTCGCCGTGGCCAAACGGGTGGCGACCCCGCAGCGCTGGTTCAGCGCGGTGTTCCGGCCGTTCATCTCGCACCTCAACAACACCGCCAACCGGGTCGTACGCCGCTTCGGTGTCGAGCCCGCCGAGGAGCTGGCCTCCGCGCGCGGACCGCAGGAGCTGGTCGCCCTGGCCCGGCACTCCGCGAAACTGGGCGCCCTGGAGGCGGACACCGCCGAACTGTTCGTCCGCACGCTGAACCTCGCCGACCTCACCGCGGAGAACGTCATGACACCGCGGGTCCAGGTCGTCTCCCTGGACGTCCAGGCGACCTGCGAGGACGTGGCGAACGCGACGCGGGCGACCGGCCTCTCGCGCTTCCCCGTCCACCGCGGCACCCTCGACTCGGTCGTCGGGGTCGCGCACATCAAGGACGTCATCGGCGTACCCGCGGACCGCAGGGCCCGTACGGCCGTGTCGCAGGTGATGCGCGAGCCCCTGCTCGTACCGGAGACGCTGACCGTCGAACGGCTCCTCGACCGGCTGTCCGGCAGACGCACGATGGCCGTCGTCATCGACGAGTACGGCGGCACCGCCGGGGTCGCCACCCTGGAGGACATCGTCGAGGAGGTCGTCGGCGAGGTGCGCGACGAGCACGACCCGCACGAGACGCCCGACCTGGCCCCGGCCGGCACGGACGACGAGGGCCGCACGCTGTACTCGGCCGACGGCTCCGTACGCACCGACCGGCTCGCCCGCGTCGGGCTGCGCGCGCCCGACGGACCGTACGAGACGCTCGCGGGCCTCATGGCGACGGAGCTGGGGCGCATCCCCGTCGAGGGGGACACGGCCGAGGTCGCCGGGTGGCGGCTGGACGTGGTGGACGCGACGGGGCGGCGGGCCGCGCGGGTGCTGATGCACGCGCCGGCCGCCGCGGACACCCGCGCCGAGGCAAGCGGACCCCGGAAAGCCGGGCCGGGAGGGGCCGGAACCGAAGAGGCCGGAGCCGAAGGGACCGGATCCGAGGGAGGGCGGGGGCGATGACAGCCGTACAACTGCTGATCGGTCTGGCGACGCTGGTCGTGAACGCCTTCTTCGTGGCGGCCGAGTTCGCGTTGATCTCCGTACGCCGCAGCCAGATCGAGCCGTACGCGGAGGCGGGAGAGCGGCGGGCGCGCAGTGTGGTGTGGGGTCTGGAGCACGTGTCCGCGCTGATGGCGGCCGCACAGCTCGGCATCACGCTGTGCACGCTGGTCCTGGGTGTGGTCGCCGAGCCCGCCATCGCGCATCTGCTGGAGCCGGTCTTCCACGCGATGGGGCTGTCGACCGGCACCGGGCACGCGATCTCGTTCGTGATCGCGCTCGCCGCGGCCACGTATCTGCACATGCTGCTCGGCGAGATGGTGCCGAAGAACATCGCGCTGGCCGAACCGGTGCGTACGGCGCTGCTGCTCGGGCCGCCGCTGGTCGCCCTGTCGCGGGCGCTGCGGCCGGTGATCTTCACGGTGAACGCGTTCGCCAACTGGCTGCTGAAACTGCTGCGCGTCGAGGTCCGGGACGAGGTGTCCGCGACCTTCTCCGACACGGAGCTGGCCCGCCTGGTGAAGGACTCCGGCGAGGCGGGGCTCATCGACGACCGTGCCCAGGAGCGGCTGCACGACGCCCTGGAACTGGGGCGGCGGCCGGTGCGGGACGTGGTGCTGCCGCGGGAAAGTGTGGTCTACGCGCGCGTGGGCGTCACTCCCGAGCAGTTGGAGGCCCTGTCCGCCGAGTCCGGGTTCTCCCGCTTCCCCGTGGTGGACGACGGTCTGCGGATCGTGGGCTACCTGCACGTCAAGGACGCCCTGGACGCGATGCCGCGCGATCTGCCGTTCCAGGTGCGGGACATGCGGTCCATCGCCCGGGTCCGGGAGAGCACGCCGCTCGACGACGTCCTGACGGCGATGCGGCGCGGCCGTACGCATCTGGCGGCGGTGCTCGGCGCGGACGGGCGGCTGGCCGGGATGGTGACGATGGAGGACGTGCTGAGGGAGCTGTTCGGCCAGTCGGCGTGATCCCGCGTCCCCCGCATCCAGCGGTCGCGTCCGCGGCCCCGCCGCGCGGCAGACCGGTGGGTATGTGCACGCGCTATCATTTCTTCCGCCATGCAGACGAATGCCACCTTCACCAGCCTTGTCGCGGTCGGCGACTCCTTCACCGAGGGCATGTCGGACCGCCTTCCCGACGGTACGTACCGGGGCTGGGCGGACCTCCTCGCGGCCCGGATGGCCGCGCAGACGCCCGGCTTCCGCTACGCCAACCTCGCGGTGCGCGGCAAGCTCATCGGACAGATCGTCGCCGAGCAGGTGGACGCCGCGGTGGCCATGCAGCCCGACGTGATCACGCTGGTCGGCGGCCTCAACGACACCCTGCGGCCCAAGGTCGACATGGTGCGCGTCCGCGGACTCCTGGAGGAGGCCGTGGAGCGGCTCGCCCCGGCCTGCAAGCAGCTCGTCCTGATGCGCAGCCCCGGCCGCCAGGGCCCGGTCATGGAGCGGTTCCGCCCCCGTATGGAGGAGCTGTTCGTCTGCATCGACGACCTCGCCGTCCGCCACGGCGCGCTCGTGGTCGACCTCTACGGAGCGCGGTCCCTGGGCGACCCGCGCATGTGGGACGTGGACCGGCTGCATCTGACGGCCGAGGGGCACCGCCGGGTCGCCGAAGCGGTGTGGCAGGCGCTCGGGCACGCGGCGGAGGACGCCGAGTGGGGCACCCCGATGCCGCCCACCGCCCCGCCCGGCTGGGTCGCCCGCAGGACCGCCGACGCGCGCTTCGCCCGCCAGTACCTCCTGCCGTGGATCGGCCGCAGGCTGACCGGCCGCTCGTCGGGCGACGGCCGTGCGCCCAAACGCCCGGAACTGCTGCCGTACGAGGAGTACAAGGGGTCCGTGGAGTAGACGTCCCTGGAGCGGGCGACCGCCACCGGCCCGCTCTCGTAGGTTCCGACGAACGGGCCCGTGGCGCCGGCCTGCAGGAACCGCCAGTAGAATCCGTACACGTGACTGCGCCCGCAAAGCCCCGTATCCCGAACGTCCTCGCCGGCCGCTACGCCTCGGCCGAGCTCGCCACCCTGTGGTCCCCCGAGCAGAAGGTGCGCCTGGAGCGCCAGCTGTGGCTCGCCGTGCTGCGGGCCCAGAAGGACCTCGGGATCGAGGTGCCCGACGCCGCGCTCGCCGACTACGAGCGGGTCCTCGACCAGGTCGACCTGGCCTCGATCGCCGAGCGCGAGAAGGTCACGCGGCACGACGTGAAGGCGCGGATCGAGGAGTTCAACGACCTCGCCGGGCACGAGCACGTCCACAAGGGCATGACGTCCCGCGACCTCACCGAGAACGTCGAGCAGCTGCAGATCCGGCTCTCCCTGGAGCTGGTGCGCGACCGCACGGTGGCCGTCCTCGCGCGCCTGGGCAGGCTCGCGGGCGAGTACGGCGAGCTGGTCATGGCGGGCCGCTCCCACAACGTGGCGGCGCAGGCGACGACCCTCGGCAAGCGGTTCGCGACCGCCGCCGACGAACTGCTCGTCGCGCACGGCCGGGTCGAGGAACTGCTCGCCCGCTACCCGCTGCGCGGCATCAAGGGCCCGGTGGGCACGGCCCAGGACATGCTCGACCTGCTGGGCGGGGACGCGGCGAAGCTCGCCGACCTGGAGCAGCGGATCGCCGGGCACCTCGGCTTCTCGCAGGCCTTCACGTCGGTGGGCCAGGTCTACCCGCGCTCGCTGGACTACGAGGTCGTGACCGCGCTGGTGCAGATCGCCGCGGCCCCCTCGTCGACCGCCAAGACGATCCGGCTGATGGCCGGGCACGAGCTGGTGACCGAGGGCTTCAAGCCGGGCCAGGTCGGTTCCTCGGCGATGCCGCACAAGATGAACACCCGCTCCTGCGAGCGCGTCAACGGCCTGATGGTGATCCTGCGCGGCTACGCCTCGATGACGGGCGAGCTGGCGGGCGACCAGTGGAACGAGGGCGACGTGTCCTGCTCGGTGGTGCGCCGGGTCGCACTGCCGGACGCGTTCTTCGCGCTGGACGGCCTGCTGGAGACGTTCCTCACCGTCCTCGACGAGTTCGGCGCGTTCCCGGCGGTCGTGGCGCGCGAGCTGGACCGCTACCTGCCGTTCCTCGCGACGACCAAGGTCCTGATGGGCGCGGTGCGCGCGGGTGTCGGCCGTGAGGTCGCGCACGAGGCCATCAAGGAGAACGCCGTCGCCTCCGCCCTCGCCATGCGGGAGCAGGGCACCGAGCGCAACGAGCTGCTGGACAAGCTCGCCGCCGACGAACGCCTCCCGCTCGACCGCGCCCAGCTCGACGCGCTGATGGCCGACAAGCTGTCCTTCACGGGCGCCGCCGCCGACCAGGTGGCCGCGGTCGTCGCGCGCGTCGAGGAGATCCTGAAGCAGCACCCGGAGGCCGCGGGCTACACGCCGGGGGCGATCCTCTGACGCGGTTCACCCCCGCCGAACTGGAGGCCGCCCGCGACCGGCTCGTGCCGGATGTCGTCGCGGACGGTCTCCAGGTGCTGTTCTGCGGTATCAACCCCGGGCTGATGACGGCCGCGACGGGCCACCACTTCGCGCGCCCCGGCAACCGCTTCTGGCCCGTCCTGCATCTGTCCGGCTTCACCCCGCGGCAGCTGAAGCCCTCGGAACAGGACGAGTTGCTCTCGTACGGGCTCGGCATCACCAATGTGGTGGCGCGGGCGACTGCCAGGGCCGACGAGCTGAGCGCGGCCGAGTACCGGGAGGGCGGGCGGCTGCTCGCCGCCAAGGTCGAACGGCTGCGTCCGCGGTGGCTCGCGGTGGTGGGCGTCACCGCCTACCGGGCGGCCTTCGACGACCGCAAGGCCGTGATCGGCCCCCAGGAGCGGACGTTCGGCGACACGCGCGTATGGGCCCTGCCCAACCCCAGCGGCCTGAACGCCCACTGGACGGCGGCGACGATGGCGGAGGAGTACGGGCGCCTGCGGGAGGCGGCAGCGGACCGGGCCCCGTAAGGGGCGCGGGGAACTGCGCGACCAGACCCCACCGGCCCGCAGACGAATCACCACGCTCCCGGCGCAGCCGGCACGCGGGGCGGGTCCGGTCAGGCCCGGTCAGGGCGGAGGCAACTCCGTGACCAGGGCAAGGAGTTGGAACTCCGAACCTTCCACCGGCTCGGCGACCCCCACGGCCACCCACCGCCCCGTACCGTCGGCCTCCCAGAGATCCACGTACCCCACGTAGGCACTCAGGTACGCCCACGGCTTCGGTATTCGCTCCTCGGGATCCTCGGAGCGCAGGAAGACACCCGCCAGACTCCTCGGCTCCGCCGAACCCCACCGCTCCCCCAGCCGCTGCGAAACGCCCTCTCTGTAGGCGGTGAACTGGTCCGCGATCTCCTCTCGTCCGGACCGGTCGCCCGTCCCGAAACCGTGCGTCGTCTCCAGTACCACCAGGTGGTAGCCGGGTCCTCCCGCGCCGACCTCCGACCAGCCGTGCGCCGCGGGGAAGTCGCGGACGCACAGCTCGTCGATCGTGGCGAGGTGTCGCTCAGTGGTCATGAAGTCCAGTAAAGCGGTCACCACTGACATGTGTCGGCCCGTCAGGTGACAACGGCCGTCCGGACTCACGCGTCCCGGCGGTGCACACCCCACCATCCGGCCAGGAGCGCGGCCGACGTCCACACCGCTGTCACCGCGAGCCCCGCCCACGGCCCGAGCAGGCCGTCCCAGCTCTCGTGCAGGACCACCTGCCCCGCCCGGTCGGGCAGGAGATCGGCGGCGTTCCCGGACATGTCGCCGACCACGAAGGAGACCAGCAGGAGGAAGGGGATGAGGATGCTCAGCGTGGTGACGCCGCTGCGCAGCAAGGCGGTCAGACCAGCCGCGAACAGCGCCATCAGGGCCAGACAGATCCCGCAGCCCACGACCGCGCGCAGTCCCTCGCCCCAACTCACCCCGTCGGCCCGGTCACCGAGGACGGCCCAGCCCACGGCGAGGCTCACGCCCCCGGTGAGGAGGCCGACGGCCAGGGCGGGGATGCCGACGGCCGCCACCTTCGCCGCGAACCACCGTCCGCGGCGGGGCACCGCGGTCAGCGAGACCCGCAGGGCCCCTCCCTGGAACTCGGACGACACGGCCTGCGCGCCGAAGGTGATCGCCGCGATCTGCCCGAAGTTGACGCCGAAGAACGCCGTGAACAGCGGGTCGAAGTCCCCGTCCGTGTCCCCGGAGCCGTCGGCCCCGGCCAGCGCGGTGAAGACCGCGGTGACGAGGACGACGGCGGCCAGTCCCACGACAAGCGACCGCAGGGTGCGGATCTTGAGCCACTCCGCGTGGAGTACGGGTGCGAACGACATGGTCAGGCCTCCTGCGGCTGGGCCGCGGACTGGGCGGCGAACTCGGCCTCCGTGACCGTCAGATCGAGGTAGGCCTGTTCCAGCGTGCCTTCCTCCGCGGCCAGTTCGAGGAGGGGCAGACCCGCGCCCGAGGCGAGGCGGCCGATGTCCTCCACGCGCGCGTGGCGCACGATCCACCGTTCGCCCCCGCTCCCTCCTGGCGTCTCCCCTTCACCCTCTCCTTCGTGGCGCGCGGCCTCGTATCCGTGCCGTGCGAGCAGGTCGCGCAGGGCCGCGCCGTCCGTGGTGCGGACCCGTACCCGGGGGTCCACGCGCGCCTGGACGAACTCCCGCATCGCCATGTCGGCGAGCAGCCGGCCGCGGCCCAGCACGACGAGGTGGTCGGCGAAGGACGCGGTCTCGTGCATCAGATGGCTGGAGACGAGCACGGTGCGGCCCTCGCGGGCGAGCCGGCGCAGCAGTTCCCTGATCCAGATGATGCCTTCGGGGTCGAGGCCGTTGGACGGCTCGTCGAGCAGGACCACCGGCGGGTCGCCCAGGAGGGCCGCGGCAATGCCCAGGCGCTGCCTCATGCCCAGGGAGTACGTCTTGACGCGGCGGCGGGCGACCGGGGCGAGGCCGGTCTCCGCCAGGACCTCGTCCACGCGGGTCCCGGGCAGGCGGTTGCTCGCCGCGAGCGCCCGCAGATGGTCCCGCGCGGTCCGCGAACCGTGCGCGGCCTGCGCGTCGAGCAGGGCGCCGACGTGGCGCAGCGGCTCCTCCAGCGTCGCGTACGGCTGCCCGCCGACGGTGGCGGTTCCGGAGGTGGGCCGGTCGAGGCCGAGCACGAGCCGCATGGTGGTGGACTTGCCCGCGCCGTTGGGGCCGAGGAAGCCGGTGACCCGGCCCGGCTCGACACGGAAGGTCAGCCGGTCCACGGCGCGGGTGGTGCCGTACTCCTTGGTGAGTTCTTGGACGTCGATGCTGGTCATGGCCCAAGGCTGGCTTCCGGGAGGGGTGTTGGGCCTCCCCCGCCCGGGGAGGACGTCTCCCCCGCTCGGGGGAGGCTCGTTGTCGGTGCCGACTGGCACGATGACGCCATGGCCCGCCTGCTGCGCCCGCTGACCCGTTGGACGACGTACACCCGCTTCCTCCACCTGTGGGTTCCCATGCTGGTCAGCAGCGTGTGGATCTTCATCGACCCCGCGACCCCGTGGGCGCCCGCGCTGGTGCTGCCCCTGCTGGGGCTGATCCCGGCCGTGCGGCGCGGCGAGGGTGTGCAGGCGCAGGTCATGCTGATGCGGGACGGCAACGACCCGGCCGTCTCGGCCATCTCGGTCGTGCCGTCGGCCACCTGGCGGGACCGGCTGCGGACCGTGCTGTGGCTGCAGGCGCGCATGGTGCTCGGCTGGGCGGCGGCGGGGGTCAGCGTCTGGCTCCCGCTGATCACCGTGGACCTGATCCGCATCTCGACCGGTTACGTACCGGACGACAACCCGTTCCTGCCGGTGCCGCACGCGCACTGGGCGTACGCCCTGCTCGCGCCGCTGCCGCTGATCGCCCTCTACGGAGCGTTCATCGGTCTCGGGACGCTGATCACGGTCCTCGCACACCGCCTTCTGGGGCCGTCGGCGGCGGAGCGGGTCGCCGCCCTGGAGGAGCGCACCGAGCAGCTCCTGGAGCGCACCCGCATCGCGCGTGAACTGCACGACTCGATCGGTCACGCGCTGACGGTGGCCGTGGTGCAGGCGGGTGCCGCGCGGGCCGCGGGGGACCCGGAGTTCACCGACCGGGCGCTGCTCGCCATCGAGGACACCGGCCGGGCCGCGCTGGAGGACCTGGAGCGGGTGCTCGGTGTGCTGCGCGAGTCGCGCGGGCCCGCGAGCGGCCGGCCGACCCTGGTGGAGGCCGACCGGCTGCTGGAGTCCGCCCGCGGCTCCGGGGCGAAGATCGACGCCGAGCTGACGGGCGCCCTGGAGACCGTGCCCGGGCCGGTCTCCCGTGAGGGCTACCGCATCCTCCAGGAGTGCCTCACCAACGTGCTGCGGCACGCGGAGGACTCGGTGCCCGTCCGCGTCCGTGTCGCCGTCGAGGAACGGACGCTCTCGCTGGAGGTGCGCAATCCGCTGACGGCCGAGATACCGGGCGGCCCGGGCAGCGGTGTGCGGGGCAGCGGGCTGCGGGGCATCCGGGAGCGGGCCGCGCTGCTCGGCGGCCGGGCGAGAACCGGCCCGGACGACGGTGACTGGCAGGTGCACGTCGAACTGCCGCTGCGCTGATCTACGCTGGCCGGATGCCGGTCACCGTTCTGCTCGTCGACGACGAACCCCTCGTACGGGCCGGTCTGCGTGCCGTTCTGGAGGCGCAGCCCGACATCGCGGTCGTCGGGGAGGCCGCGGACGGCGCCGCGGTCATTCCGCTGGTGCGGCGGCTGCGGCCCGACGTCGTCGCGATGGACGTCCGGATGCCGCTGATGGACGGCATCGAGGCCACCCGCGCGGTGCTGCGGACCGTCGACGGGCCGCCGAAGATCCTCGTGATCACGACGTTCGAGAACGACGAGTACGTGTACGAGGCGCTGCGCGCGGGTGCCGACGGTTTTCTGCTGAAGCGGGCCCGGCCTGCGGAGATCGTGCACGCCGTGCGGCTGGTCGCCGAGGGCGAGTCGCTGCTGTTCCCGGCCTCCGTACGGCAGTTGGCCGCCGAGTACGGGGGCAGCGACGGGAATCCCGCGGCCCGGGCCGCGCTGCGGCGGGCGGCGCTGACCGAGCGCGAGGAGGAGGTGCTGCGGCTGATGGCACGGGGTCTGTCGAACGCGGAGATCGCCGCACGGCTGGTCGTCGGCACCGAGACGGTCAAGTCCCACGTCAGCGCCGTACTGGCGAAACTGGGGGCCCGGGACCGTACTCAAGCGGTGATCGCGGCATACGAGTCCGGGTTCGTGGCACCCGGCTGATTCCGGTCAGTGGCAGGGGTCCGGAACGGGCAGGTGATCCCCGGCACTCGCCGGGACCCGCCGCGCCGAGTACGATCCGGCCAACCAACACGCGCACGAGCTGGGAGGACGGACGTTGGGGCAGTTGACCGGCGGGGATCCCTCTCTGCTGCGGAGGATCAACTCCGCGGTGGTGCTGCACGCGCTGCGGGCCACGGACTTCGCGACACTCACCGAGATCACACGGGTGACCGGGCTGTCCCGGCCCACCGTCGAGGGCGTCGTCGAAGGGCTCATCGACGGCGGACTCGTCGTCGAGACGGCGGCCGACGAGAGCGCCGCACGACGCCAGGGCCGGCCCGCGCGCCGGTTCCGCTTCCGGGCGGAGGCGGGCCATCTGCTGGGCCTGGAGATCGGCCCGCACCGGGTGGCCGTGCTCCTGTCGGACCTGGACGGGCGGATACTCGGTTCGCTCGCCAAGGACGTCTGCGAGACGGCGTCGGCGGACGAACGGCTCGAACGGCTGCGTACGGCCGTCGCGGAGCTGCTGCGCCGTGCCGGGGTCGCGCGCGGCTCCCTGCGGGCCGTCGGAGCGACCTCGCCGGGCATCGTCGAGACCGACGGCACCGTACGCCTGTGCACGGCGCTGCCGGAGTGGACGGGGCTGGCGCTGGGCGAACGGCTGCGCCGCTCCTTCAAGTGCCCGGTGATCGTGGAGAACGACGCCAACGCGGCGGCGGTCGCCGAGCACTGGAAGGGCGCCGCCACCGAATCCGACGACATGGTGTTCGTGCTGGCCGGGCTGAGCCCCGGGGCCGGTTCCCTCATCGGCGGGCGGCTGCACCGCGGCTTCGGAGGGGCGGCCGGTGAGATCGGCGCGCTCCATCTGCTGGGCCGGGAGGTCACTCCGGAGACGCTGCTGTCCACGACCGACGAGCCGCTGCACCCGCTCGACGAGCAGGCGGTGGCGGAGGTCTTCAGGCATGCGCGCGCGGGCGACGAGCGGGCCCTGGCGGCCGTCGAGCGCTTCATACAGCGGCTGGTGCACGACGTCGCCGCGCTCGTCCTGGCCCTCGACCCCGAGCTGGTCGTGATCGGCGGGTGGGCGGCGGGTCTCGACGGCGTACTGGAGCCGCTGCGCAAGGAGCTGGCCCGCTACTGTCTGCGGCCGCCGCGGGTGACGCTGTCGCTCCTGGGCGAGGCGGCCGTGGCGACGGGCGCGCTGCGACTGGCTCTGGACCATGTGGAGGAGCAGCTCTTCGCGGTGGAGAGCACGGTGACGGCCCGCCGCTGAGAACGCGGCGGGCCGTACGGCCGTAACAGCGGAACGTCGCGCTCCGGAGGTCGGAGCGCGACGCACGCGCGCGGGTGCCGCAGGTCGACGTCTGCTGTCGCCGGGGGACGCCGGATGACGGCGGTCAGGAAGCCCGGCGCTCCGGGTCGTGGTGGATCTCCACACCGCCGGAGTCCCCGAAGGTCAGCCGGCAGGTGTCGGCGCGGTAGGTCGCGACGGAGACCGCCGCCGTACGCCCCTCGGCGAAGTAGCGGGTCGTGACGACGAGGACGGGCGCGCCGGGGAGCCGGTCCAGTTCCTTGGCGTCGTCCGCGCGCGCGGAGCCCAGCTCCACGGCACGGTCCTCACCCTCCAGGTCCAGGCGCGCCAGCTCCCGCAGCACCGCACGCGCGCGTGCGGTGCCCGACGGGGCGTCGATGCCGGACAGGTCGGGCACCGACGAGGCCGGGATGTAGAGAAGTTCGGCGGCGACGGGCTGGCCGTGCGTCACCCGGGAGCGGCGCACGATGTGCACCCGGTCCTCGGGGGCGCTCTCCAGGATCTGGGCCACCGCCGAGGGCGGGGGCGCCGTCACGCAGTCGGCGGACTGCCAGGCGTCACCAGCGGCGCCCGGCCACGCGTGCTGCTCGGAGGCGACGGCCACGCCCATGCGCGGCGGTGCCACGGTCGTACCGACTCCGCGGCGACGCTGGAGTCGCCCTTCCAGTTCCAGCTGTTCGAGGGCCTGGCGGAGCGTGGCCCTCGCGACGCCGAACCGGGCCGCCAGGTCGCGCTCGTTGGGGAGGATCTCCCCCACCGAGAACTCGGAGTCCAGTGCTTCGCTGAGCACGGTCTTCAGATGCCAGTACTTGGGCTCCGGCACCGTATCCAACTGCGTGGTCCCCACCGTGTCCTCCGCAATCGCCGTGTCCCGGCGGCTTTTAGCGCCCTTGTTTATTAAAGGTTCCTGCACTATCCCAGCGACCATATGGCGACCCCCACCCTTGGTCAAGACCAATCCTCGATCCGTTACAGCTCGCACAGGCGTGTTGCCGCAGAGCGTTCATACGACGTTCGCGATACGCCCCATACGTGACACAACGGCAAAGCCCCCGTCTCCTGGACGGGGGCTTCCGCGTACGGCCGGCAGGACGCTGTCCGCCGACGGCCGTCAGTCGGTGGCGAGGGACAGCAGCTTCTCCGGGTTGCGGACGATGTAGACGCACTGGATGCGGCCGTCGGCGATGTCCAGCTGGAAGACGCTGTCGGGCTTGCCGCCGGACAGCACCAGGAACGCCGGTCCGCCGTTGACCTCCAGGAAGCGGAACGTCGCTTCCGACACGCCCTTTTTCATGACTCCGCCGAGGAAGCGGCCCACCTTGTCGGCCGACTCGATGACCCGCACCGGTGCCGAGGCGAGCCCGCCGCTGTCGCCGATCAGGCGCACGTCCGGGGCCAGCAGGGACATCAGCCCGTCGAGGTCGCCCTCCGTCGCCGCCGCGAGGAACCGCTCGGTGAGGTCGCGGCGCTCGGCGGGGTCGACCTCGTAGCGCGGCCGCCGCTCCTCGACGTGCCGCCGGGCCCGCCCGGCGAGCTGCCGGACCGCGGGCTCGCTGCGGTCGAGCGTGACGGCGATCTCGGCGTACGGGTAGCCGAACGCCTCCCGGAGCACGAACACCGCGCGTTCCAGTGGCGAGAGGGACTCCAGGACGACGAGGACGGCCAG is a genomic window containing:
- a CDS encoding RNA polymerase sigma-70 factor, with the protein product MATDTVTEVFEEHRPVLMGVAYRMLGRVADAEDVVQEAWLRWSGADRSDVREPRAYLVRVTTRLALDRLRQTRARNEAYVGPWLPEPYVTDFGDTVADTAERAVLADSVSLAVLVVLESLSPLERAVFVLREAFGYPYAEIAVTLDRSEPAVRQLAGRARRHVEERRPRYEVDPAERRDLTERFLAAATEGDLDGLMSLLAPDVRLIGDSGGLASAPVRVIESADKVGRFLGGVMKKGVSEATFRFLEVNGGPAFLVLSGGKPDSVFQLDIADGRIQCVYIVRNPEKLLSLATD